One Streptomyces sp. RPA4-2 genomic window carries:
- a CDS encoding GlsB/YeaQ/YmgE family stress response membrane protein: MSIISWIILGLLAGAIAKFLLPGRDPGGFIGTTLIGVTGAFLGGWISARWLDHPVSKHFYDGATWAAAIGGSLVLLILYRILFGDSRR; the protein is encoded by the coding sequence ATGAGCATCATCAGCTGGATCATTCTGGGACTGTTGGCCGGAGCCATCGCCAAATTCCTGCTGCCGGGCCGTGACCCGGGCGGTTTCATCGGCACGACCCTCATCGGGGTCACGGGGGCATTCCTGGGCGGCTGGATATCCGCGCGCTGGTTGGACCACCCGGTCAGCAAGCACTTCTACGACGGTGCCACGTGGGCGGCGGCGATCGGCGGCTCGCTCGTCCTGCTGATCCTCTACCGCATCCTGTTCGGCGACTCGCGCCGCTGA
- a CDS encoding MaoC family dehydratase: protein MAAKITYGDVEVGTELPPQTFPVTRATLVRYAGASGDFNPIHWNEKFAVEVGLPDVIAHGMFTMAEAIRVVTDWVGDPGAVLEYGVRFTKPVVVPNDDKGATVEVSAKVAAKLDDNTVRVDLTATSAGQKVLGMSRAVVRLA from the coding sequence ATGGCGGCGAAGATTACCTACGGTGATGTCGAGGTCGGTACGGAGCTGCCGCCCCAGACCTTCCCCGTGACTCGCGCCACACTCGTGCGGTACGCGGGCGCCTCCGGGGACTTCAACCCGATTCACTGGAACGAGAAGTTCGCGGTCGAGGTCGGTCTCCCCGACGTCATCGCGCACGGCATGTTCACCATGGCCGAGGCGATCCGCGTCGTCACCGACTGGGTCGGCGACCCGGGCGCGGTGCTCGAGTACGGGGTGCGGTTCACCAAGCCCGTCGTCGTGCCGAACGACGACAAGGGGGCGACCGTCGAGGTCAGCGCCAAGGTCGCGGCCAAGCTGGACGACAACACCGTCCGCGTCGACCTCACCGCGACGAGCGCGGGCCAGAAGGTCCTGGGCATGTCGCGAGCGGTCGTGCGACTGGCCTGA
- a CDS encoding amidohydrolase family protein, which produces MPDSQSQPPHSSSSPCGRTDTATLLLCGARLTDGRTVDVRLGGGRIEAVGTAGSLATESSGARTPKVDLGGHLLLPAPAEPHAHGDTALTAEGDGPVSYDPHEVQRRATEAALLQLAHGATALRSHVRVGDVQGLGALDAVLQARRALRGLTELSVVAMPRVLSGIAGADGLAMLRDAVKMGASVVGGCPDADPDPTGYVEAVLELASEYGCPVDLHTDATDPARLGRLAAMAGGLRSGVTLSPCAGLGRLHAEAAALAADQLAAAGVTVVCLPQGGCGGSERRGTAPVRLLRAAGVRVVAGGGALRDVANPVGRGDPLDTAYLLASRYGLRPEDAYDAVSSGARCALGLPEVRVEAGFPAELLAVRGDGLAGALSLSYSRIVVHRGRVVARTSAVREYCDSVVGLDLPRQGYGDPS; this is translated from the coding sequence ATGCCCGACAGCCAGTCGCAGCCGCCCCACTCCTCGTCCTCCCCTTGCGGTCGGACCGACACCGCCACCCTGCTGCTGTGCGGAGCGCGGCTCACCGACGGCCGGACCGTGGACGTACGGCTCGGCGGCGGGCGCATCGAGGCGGTCGGCACCGCGGGCAGCCTGGCGACGGAGTCCTCCGGGGCGCGGACCCCGAAGGTGGACCTCGGTGGCCATCTGCTCCTGCCTGCCCCCGCCGAACCCCACGCACACGGCGACACGGCCCTGACGGCCGAGGGCGACGGCCCCGTCTCGTACGACCCGCACGAGGTCCAGCGCCGGGCCACCGAGGCCGCGTTGCTGCAGCTCGCGCACGGGGCGACGGCGCTGCGCTCGCACGTGCGCGTCGGCGACGTACAGGGGCTCGGCGCACTGGACGCGGTGCTCCAGGCACGGCGGGCACTGCGAGGGCTCACCGAACTGTCGGTGGTGGCGATGCCGCGCGTACTCAGCGGGATCGCCGGGGCCGACGGTCTCGCGATGCTGCGGGACGCCGTGAAGATGGGCGCCTCGGTGGTGGGCGGCTGCCCGGACGCCGACCCCGATCCGACGGGGTACGTGGAGGCGGTCCTGGAACTCGCCTCCGAGTACGGCTGCCCGGTCGACCTGCACACGGACGCCACCGACCCCGCCCGGCTCGGGCGGCTCGCGGCGATGGCGGGCGGGCTGCGGTCCGGGGTGACGCTGAGCCCGTGCGCCGGGCTCGGCCGGCTGCACGCCGAGGCGGCCGCCCTGGCGGCCGACCAACTCGCCGCAGCGGGCGTCACCGTGGTGTGCCTGCCGCAGGGCGGCTGCGGGGGTTCGGAGCGTCGCGGGACGGCCCCGGTACGGCTGTTACGGGCCGCCGGAGTACGGGTCGTGGCGGGCGGCGGCGCCCTGCGGGACGTGGCGAACCCGGTGGGTCGCGGGGACCCCCTGGACACGGCGTACCTGCTGGCCTCGCGGTACGGGCTGCGCCCCGAGGACGCCTACGACGCCGTGAGTTCCGGGGCGCGGTGCGCGCTCGGGCTGCCCGAGGTGCGCGTGGAGGCGGGATTCCCGGCCGAGTTGCTCGCGGTGCGCGGCGACGGGCTCGCGGGAGCGCTGTCGCTCTCGTACAGCCGGATCGTGGTGCACCGGGGGCGCGTGGTGGCGCGGACCAGCGCTGTGCGTGAGTACTGCGACTCGGTGGTGGGCCTGGACCTGCCACGGCAGGGCTACGGGGATCCCTCTTGA
- a CDS encoding YajQ family cyclic di-GMP-binding protein — MADSSFDIVSKVERQEVDNALNQTAKEISQRYDFKNVGAAISWSGEKILMEANSEERVKAVLDVFETKLIKRGISLKSLDAGEPQLSGKEYKIFASIEEGISQENAKKVAKIIRDEGPKGVKAQVQGDELRVTSKSRDDLQAVQALLKGKDFEFALQYVNYR; from the coding sequence ATGGCCGACTCCAGTTTCGACATCGTCTCGAAGGTCGAGCGGCAGGAGGTCGACAACGCCCTCAACCAGACCGCCAAGGAGATCTCGCAGCGCTACGACTTCAAGAACGTCGGTGCCGCCATCTCCTGGTCCGGCGAGAAGATCCTCATGGAGGCGAACTCCGAGGAGCGGGTGAAGGCCGTCCTCGACGTGTTCGAGACCAAGCTGATCAAGCGCGGCATCTCGCTGAAGTCGCTGGACGCCGGTGAGCCGCAGCTCTCCGGCAAGGAGTACAAGATCTTCGCGTCGATCGAGGAGGGCATCTCCCAGGAGAACGCGAAGAAGGTGGCAAAGATCATCCGCGATGAGGGCCCGAAGGGCGTGAAGGCTCAGGTGCAGGGTGACGAGCTGCGTGTCACCTCGAAGAGCCGTGACGACCTGCAGGCCGTCCAGGCCCTGCTCAAGGGCAAGGACTTCGAATTCGCGCTGCAGTACGTGAACTACCGGTAG
- a CDS encoding adenosine deaminase, with the protein MERVRDLSELPKAHLHLHFTGSMRPTTLLELADKYGVRLPEALTEALTGGEPPKLRATDERGWFRFQRLYDAARSCLREPDDIRRLVREAAEEDIKDGSGWLEIQVDPTSYAPRLGGLIPALEIILDAVDSAVRETGIGMRVLVAANRMKHPLDARTLARLAVRYADRGVVGFGLSNDERRGMARDFDRAFAIAREGGLLSAPHGGELAGPASVRDCLDDLHATRIGHGVRAAENPRLLARLAERGITCEVCPASNVALGVYEKAEDIPLRTLFEAGVPMALGADDPLLFGSRLAAQYELARHHHGFTDAELAELARQSVRGSAAPQDVRGKLLAGIDDWLAAPVA; encoded by the coding sequence ATGGAGCGCGTACGTGATCTCTCTGAACTGCCGAAAGCCCATCTGCACCTGCACTTCACCGGTTCGATGCGGCCGACCACCCTGCTGGAACTGGCCGACAAGTACGGCGTCCGGCTGCCCGAAGCACTGACCGAGGCGCTGACCGGCGGGGAACCGCCGAAACTGCGGGCGACCGACGAGCGCGGCTGGTTCCGCTTCCAGCGGCTGTACGACGCGGCACGGTCCTGCCTCAGAGAGCCCGACGACATCCGGCGGCTGGTGCGCGAGGCCGCCGAGGAGGACATCAAGGACGGCTCCGGGTGGCTGGAGATCCAGGTCGACCCGACCTCGTACGCGCCTCGCCTGGGCGGGCTCATCCCGGCGCTGGAGATCATCCTGGACGCGGTGGACTCGGCCGTGCGCGAGACCGGCATCGGGATGCGGGTCCTGGTGGCCGCGAACCGTATGAAGCACCCCCTGGACGCCCGCACGCTCGCCCGGCTCGCGGTGCGCTACGCGGACCGGGGCGTCGTCGGCTTCGGGCTGTCGAACGACGAGCGGCGGGGCATGGCGCGCGACTTCGACCGGGCCTTCGCGATCGCGCGTGAGGGCGGACTGCTGTCCGCGCCGCACGGTGGCGAACTGGCCGGTCCGGCCTCGGTCCGCGACTGCCTGGACGACCTGCACGCCACCCGGATCGGGCACGGGGTGCGCGCGGCCGAGAACCCGCGGCTGCTCGCGCGGCTCGCGGAGCGCGGCATCACCTGCGAGGTGTGCCCGGCGTCGAACGTCGCCCTGGGCGTGTACGAGAAGGCGGAGGACATCCCCCTGCGCACGCTCTTCGAAGCCGGTGTCCCGATGGCCCTCGGCGCCGATGACCCGCTCCTGTTCGGCTCGCGGCTCGCCGCCCAGTACGAGCTGGCGCGCCACCACCACGGCTTCACCGACGCCGAACTGGCCGAGCTGGCCCGCCAGTCCGTGCGGGGCTCGGCGGCGCCCCAGGACGTCAGGGGGAAGCTGCTGGCCGGCATCGACGACTGGCTGGCCGCCCCGGTCGCCTGA
- a CDS encoding DHA2 family efflux MFS transporter permease subunit, whose amino-acid sequence MSQQTARRGGATWALVITSVAGFMAALDNLVVTTALPSIRKDLGGALDDLEWTVSAYTLTFAVLLMFGAALGDRFGRRRLFLVGLSVFTGASAAAAMAPGIDSLIAARAVQGVGAAIMMPLTLTLLTAAVPAARRGMAYGIWGAVNGLAVASGPLIGGSLTEHVSWHWIFWLNVPLGLALLPLARLRLAESHGAGARLDIPGTLLASGGLFGIVYGLVRGPADGWTSPVVLTGLLAGAALLTAFVLHGIRAKNPMLPMRLFRSRAFAGINAASLLMFLGMFGSIFLLSQYMQGVLGYSPTEAGLRMLPWTGMPMLVAPIAGYLSDRVGGRPVVATGLFLQAVGLAYYAVVVAADVSYAEQLPALIISGIGMSLYFAPASNLVMSSVRPQEQGIASGANNALREVGGALGIAVMSSIFSAQGGYETAKTFVDGLRPALVVGSAMVALAGVAVLLIPSARRAARSETVAEVPVPALTPAPALETASH is encoded by the coding sequence ATGTCACAGCAGACAGCACGGCGCGGGGGAGCTACCTGGGCCCTCGTCATCACCAGCGTCGCCGGATTCATGGCGGCTCTCGACAATCTCGTCGTCACGACCGCGCTGCCCTCCATCCGCAAGGACCTGGGTGGAGCGCTGGACGACCTGGAATGGACCGTGAGCGCGTACACGCTCACCTTCGCCGTCCTGCTGATGTTCGGCGCGGCGCTGGGCGACCGCTTCGGCCGCCGCCGGCTCTTCCTCGTCGGTCTCTCCGTCTTCACCGGCGCCTCCGCGGCCGCGGCCATGGCCCCCGGCATCGACTCGCTGATCGCCGCCCGCGCGGTCCAGGGTGTCGGCGCCGCCATCATGATGCCGCTGACGCTGACCCTGCTGACGGCCGCCGTGCCGGCCGCCAGGCGCGGGATGGCGTACGGGATCTGGGGCGCCGTGAACGGACTCGCGGTCGCTTCCGGGCCCCTCATCGGCGGCAGCCTCACCGAACACGTGTCCTGGCACTGGATCTTCTGGCTGAACGTTCCGCTGGGCCTCGCCCTCCTCCCGCTCGCCCGGCTGCGGCTGGCCGAGTCCCACGGCGCCGGTGCCCGGCTCGACATCCCCGGCACGCTGCTCGCCAGCGGCGGCCTCTTCGGAATCGTCTACGGCCTGGTCCGCGGGCCCGCCGACGGCTGGACCAGCCCGGTCGTACTGACCGGCCTGCTCGCCGGCGCCGCGCTGCTCACCGCCTTCGTCCTGCACGGCATCCGGGCGAAGAACCCGATGCTGCCGATGCGGCTGTTCCGCTCCCGCGCCTTCGCCGGGATCAACGCCGCGAGCCTGCTGATGTTCCTCGGGATGTTCGGCTCGATCTTCCTGCTCAGCCAGTACATGCAGGGCGTCCTCGGCTACTCGCCCACCGAGGCGGGGCTGCGGATGCTGCCCTGGACCGGTATGCCGATGCTCGTCGCGCCGATCGCCGGCTACCTCTCCGACCGCGTCGGCGGGCGCCCCGTGGTCGCCACCGGGCTCTTCCTGCAGGCCGTCGGACTCGCCTACTACGCCGTGGTGGTCGCCGCCGACGTCTCGTACGCCGAGCAGCTGCCCGCCCTGATCATCAGCGGCATCGGGATGTCCCTGTACTTCGCTCCGGCGTCCAACCTGGTCATGTCCAGCGTCCGTCCGCAGGAGCAGGGCATCGCCTCCGGCGCCAACAACGCGCTGCGCGAGGTGGGCGGCGCGCTCGGCATCGCGGTGATGTCGTCGATCTTCTCCGCGCAGGGCGGCTACGAGACCGCGAAGACCTTCGTGGACGGCCTGCGGCCCGCGCTGGTGGTGGGCTCCGCGATGGTCGCCCTGGCGGGAGTCGCGGTGCTGCTCATCCCGTCGGCACGGCGTGCGGCACGGTCCGAGACCGTGGCCGAGGTCCCGGTCCCCGCCCTCACCCCGGCCCCGGCCCTGGAAACCGCCTCCCACTGA
- a CDS encoding UDP-N-acetylmuramate dehydrogenase: MQELHDAPLAPLTTFRLGGPATRLITATTDAEVIAAVREADDTGTPLLLIGGGSNLVIGDNGFAGTALRIATSGFALDGTRLELAAGEVWSDAVARTVEAGLAGVECLAGIPGSAGATPIQNVGAYGQEVSSTITEVIAYDRKTRETVTLTNADCAFSYRHSRFKADPERHVVLRVRFELEDAAGLSAPVKYAETARALGVEPGDRVPLTAARETVLKLRSGKGMVLDPEDHDTWSAGSFFTNPILTDEEFAAFHARVAQRLGSGAVPPAYPAGEGHTKTSAAWLIDKSGFTKGYGSGPARISTKHTLALTNRGRATTEDLLALAREVVAGVRDAFGITLVNEPVTVGVRL, from the coding sequence GTGCAGGAACTCCACGACGCCCCGCTCGCCCCGTTGACCACCTTCCGGCTCGGGGGGCCCGCGACCCGGCTGATCACCGCCACGACCGACGCCGAGGTGATCGCCGCTGTCCGCGAGGCCGACGACACCGGTACCCCGTTGCTGCTGATCGGCGGCGGATCGAACCTCGTCATCGGCGACAACGGCTTCGCCGGAACCGCTCTGCGCATCGCGACGAGCGGGTTCGCGCTCGACGGGACGAGGCTGGAGCTGGCCGCGGGCGAGGTGTGGAGCGACGCGGTCGCCCGCACCGTCGAGGCCGGACTCGCGGGCGTCGAGTGCCTCGCCGGCATCCCCGGTTCCGCCGGCGCGACCCCGATCCAGAACGTGGGCGCGTACGGCCAGGAAGTGTCGTCGACCATCACCGAAGTGATCGCGTACGACCGGAAGACGCGCGAGACGGTCACCCTCACGAACGCCGACTGCGCCTTCTCCTACCGCCACAGCCGCTTCAAGGCCGACCCGGAGCGTCATGTCGTGCTGCGCGTCCGTTTCGAGCTGGAGGACGCGGCGGGGCTGTCGGCACCGGTCAAGTACGCCGAGACGGCCCGCGCGCTGGGCGTGGAGCCCGGCGACCGCGTGCCCCTCACCGCCGCCCGCGAGACCGTCCTGAAGCTGCGCTCCGGCAAGGGCATGGTGCTCGACCCCGAGGACCACGACACCTGGTCCGCCGGGTCGTTCTTCACCAATCCGATCCTCACGGACGAGGAGTTCGCCGCGTTCCACGCGCGCGTGGCGCAGCGGCTCGGTTCCGGCGCCGTGCCGCCCGCCTACCCGGCGGGCGAAGGACACACCAAGACGTCCGCGGCCTGGCTGATCGACAAGTCCGGATTCACCAAGGGGTACGGCTCCGGGCCCGCCCGGATCTCCACCAAGCACACGCTGGCCCTCACCAACCGCGGCCGGGCCACCACCGAGGACCTCCTCGCGCTGGCCCGGGAGGTCGTCGCCGGGGTGCGTGACGCCTTCGGGATCACCCTGGTCAACGAACCGGTGACGGTCGGCGTGCGCCTCTAG
- the rpmG gene encoding 50S ribosomal protein L33 produces the protein MAATDVRPKITLACVECKERNYITKKNRRNDPDRLEMKKHCPRCNAHTAHRETR, from the coding sequence GTGGCTGCCACCGACGTCCGCCCGAAGATCACGCTGGCCTGCGTGGAGTGCAAGGAGCGGAACTACATCACCAAGAAGAACCGGCGTAACGACCCGGACCGACTGGAGATGAAGAAGCACTGCCCGCGTTGCAACGCGCACACCGCGCACCGCGAAACGCGATAA
- a CDS encoding APC family permease codes for MTQSGSSLRRTLGTTDAVVVGLGAMVGAGIFAALGPAARAAGSGLLLGLAVAAVVAYCNAMSSARLAALYPASGGTYVYGRERLGAFWGYLAGWSFVVGKTASCAAMALTVGAYVWPEQAHAVAVAAVVALTAVNYGGVQKSAWLTRAIVAVVLAVLASVVVVCLGSGASDAGRLQVGVSDGVGGVLQAAGLLFFAFAGYARIATLGEEVRDPARTIPRAIPTALGITLVVYAAVAVSVLSVLGPDGLGQAPAPLADAVRAAGVPGLVPVVRVGAAVAALGSLLALILGVSRTTLAMARDRHLPGALAAVHPRFQVPHRAELAVGAVVAALAATVDVRGAIGFSSFGVLAYYAVANAAAWTLRPTPVVRVVPVVGFVGCVTLAFALPWVSVVVGAAVLGVGAAAYGVRKRVASR; via the coding sequence ATGACACAGTCCGGTTCTTCTCTGCGGCGCACGCTGGGCACGACGGACGCCGTGGTCGTCGGCCTCGGCGCGATGGTCGGAGCGGGGATCTTCGCGGCGCTCGGCCCCGCGGCACGGGCGGCCGGTTCGGGGCTGCTTCTCGGGCTCGCGGTCGCCGCCGTGGTCGCGTACTGCAACGCGATGTCCTCGGCGCGGCTGGCCGCTCTGTATCCCGCGTCCGGCGGCACCTACGTGTACGGGCGTGAGCGGCTCGGGGCCTTCTGGGGGTATCTGGCGGGCTGGTCGTTCGTCGTCGGGAAGACGGCCTCCTGTGCGGCGATGGCGCTCACCGTGGGCGCGTACGTCTGGCCTGAGCAGGCGCACGCGGTGGCGGTCGCGGCCGTGGTGGCCCTCACCGCCGTGAACTACGGCGGCGTACAGAAGTCCGCTTGGCTGACGCGGGCGATCGTGGCGGTGGTCCTCGCGGTCCTCGCTTCCGTGGTGGTCGTATGTCTCGGCTCGGGCGCCTCCGACGCCGGACGGCTGCAGGTCGGGGTCTCCGACGGTGTGGGCGGCGTGCTCCAGGCGGCAGGGCTGCTGTTCTTCGCCTTCGCCGGGTACGCGCGGATCGCCACGCTCGGGGAGGAGGTACGGGATCCCGCACGCACCATTCCGCGCGCGATCCCCACGGCACTGGGCATCACGCTGGTGGTGTACGCGGCGGTCGCGGTCTCAGTCCTTTCCGTGCTGGGGCCGGACGGCCTCGGGCAGGCTCCGGCGCCACTCGCCGACGCGGTACGGGCGGCCGGTGTGCCGGGTCTCGTGCCGGTGGTGCGGGTGGGTGCGGCCGTGGCGGCGCTGGGTTCCCTCCTCGCCCTGATTCTGGGTGTGTCACGGACGACGCTGGCCATGGCCCGCGACCGTCATCTGCCGGGCGCCCTGGCCGCCGTGCATCCCCGCTTCCAGGTGCCGCACCGGGCGGAGCTGGCCGTGGGCGCGGTGGTGGCGGCGCTGGCCGCGACGGTGGACGTCCGGGGTGCGATCGGTTTCTCCTCCTTCGGTGTGCTGGCGTACTACGCGGTGGCCAACGCGGCCGCCTGGACATTGAGGCCGACTCCGGTGGTGCGGGTCGTGCCGGTCGTGGGATTCGTCGGATGCGTGACCCTCGCGTTCGCCCTGCCCTGGGTTTCCGTGGTCGTGGGCGCGGCTGTACTGGGGGTCGGCGCGGCCGCGTACGGCGTGCGGAAGAGGGTGGCTTCGCGGTAG
- a CDS encoding TetR/AcrR family transcriptional regulator, with amino-acid sequence MVRMSAEDRRESVIRAAIGEFARGGYYGTSTEAIAKRVGVSQPYLFRLFPGKKAIFLAAAERCLEDIRRTFEEASEGLEGEEALHSMATAYTRVIAEHPERLLMQMQTYTAVAAAEEAGDREFGEAVRSGWTRLWDTVHLPLGADVGETTNFLAYGMLINCFVAMGFPAGHRVWEGIYPEARVAGRAGVSGG; translated from the coding sequence ATGGTCAGGATGAGCGCAGAGGACAGGCGCGAAAGCGTCATCCGCGCGGCGATCGGCGAGTTCGCCCGCGGCGGCTACTACGGCACCTCCACCGAGGCGATCGCCAAGCGTGTGGGCGTCTCGCAGCCGTACCTCTTCCGGCTCTTCCCGGGCAAGAAGGCGATCTTCCTCGCGGCGGCCGAACGCTGCCTCGAGGACATCCGCCGCACCTTCGAGGAGGCCTCCGAGGGGCTGGAGGGCGAGGAGGCCCTGCACTCCATGGCGACCGCGTACACACGGGTCATCGCGGAGCACCCGGAGCGGCTGCTCATGCAGATGCAGACGTACACCGCGGTGGCGGCCGCCGAGGAGGCCGGTGACCGGGAGTTCGGCGAGGCGGTGCGGAGCGGCTGGACGCGACTGTGGGACACGGTCCATCTGCCGCTCGGTGCCGACGTGGGTGAGACGACGAACTTCCTTGCGTACGGGATGCTCATCAACTGCTTCGTGGCCATGGGGTTTCCGGCCGGCCACCGGGTCTGGGAAGGGATCTATCCGGAGGCGCGAGTGGCCGGGCGCGCCGGGGTTTCGGGCGGATAG
- a CDS encoding MaoC family dehydratase N-terminal domain-containing protein → MALDQSFVGRSYPPTEPYEVGREKIREFAEAVGDTNPVYTDPEAAKALGHADVIAPPTFVFAITFKAAGQVVEDPQLGLDYSRVVHGDQKFAYTRPVRAGDRLTVTSTIEAIKSMAGNDILDIRGEVHDETGEHVVTAITKLVARAEG, encoded by the coding sequence ATGGCGCTCGACCAGTCCTTCGTGGGGCGGTCCTACCCGCCCACCGAGCCCTATGAGGTGGGGCGGGAGAAGATCCGCGAATTCGCGGAGGCCGTGGGGGACACCAACCCGGTGTACACGGACCCGGAAGCCGCCAAGGCGCTCGGGCACGCCGATGTGATCGCCCCCCCGACCTTCGTGTTCGCCATCACCTTCAAGGCCGCGGGGCAGGTCGTCGAGGACCCCCAACTGGGTCTCGACTACAGCCGCGTGGTGCACGGTGACCAGAAGTTCGCCTACACCCGCCCAGTGCGCGCGGGTGACCGGCTCACGGTCACCTCGACCATCGAGGCGATCAAGTCCATGGCCGGCAACGACATCCTGGACATCCGGGGTGAGGTCCACGACGAGACGGGCGAGCACGTGGTGACGGCCATCACCAAACTCGTGGCGCGGGCGGAGGGCTGA
- a CDS encoding NAD(P)-dependent oxidoreductase — protein sequence MKLTVFGATGGIGQEIVRQALASGHQVTAVVRDPARLSVTGAGLEVLRADLTDPEALRPAVRGRDAVLSGLGARSRKDAGVTTRLTRTVLGAMRAEDVRRLLVVSAGPVGPDPEGASFADRAARALISVILKDVYADLRGMEGELARSDTDWTAVRPPRLRNKPVTGSYRTAVGSFPLGGRFIARADVAHAMLAMITDTGTVKQGVGIAY from the coding sequence ATGAAACTGACCGTCTTCGGTGCGACCGGCGGTATCGGACAGGAGATCGTCCGGCAGGCACTGGCCTCCGGTCACCAGGTCACGGCCGTCGTACGGGATCCGGCGCGGCTGTCCGTCACGGGCGCGGGCCTGGAGGTCCTCCGCGCGGACCTCACCGACCCGGAGGCGCTGCGCCCCGCGGTCCGGGGCCGGGACGCGGTCCTCTCCGGGCTCGGCGCCCGCAGCCGCAAGGACGCAGGGGTCACGACCCGGCTGACCCGTACGGTGCTCGGTGCGATGCGGGCCGAGGACGTGCGCCGACTGCTGGTGGTGAGCGCGGGGCCGGTCGGTCCCGACCCCGAGGGCGCCTCTTTCGCCGACCGTGCCGCGCGGGCCCTGATCTCGGTGATCCTCAAGGACGTCTACGCCGACCTGAGAGGCATGGAGGGCGAACTGGCCCGGAGCGACACCGACTGGACGGCCGTACGGCCGCCGCGGCTGCGGAACAAGCCGGTGACCGGCTCGTACCGGACGGCGGTCGGGAGCTTCCCCCTCGGGGGCCGTTTCATCGCGCGCGCCGACGTGGCGCACGCGATGCTGGCGATGATCACCGACACGGGGACGGTGAAGCAGGGGGTGGGTATCGCCTACTGA
- a CDS encoding SDR family oxidoreductase, which translates to MRIVIAGGHGQIALRLERLLAARGDEVAGIIRRAEQGDDLRAAGAEPVLCDLESASVKEVAAHLRGADAAVFAAGAGPGSGAARKDTVDRGAAVLFADAAEQAGVRRYVVVSSMGADPSHQGDDVFDVYLRAKGEADEYVRGRTALEWTILRPGGLIDDAGTGLVRLEASTGRGTVPRDDVAAVLAELVDTPATAGLTLELISGSTPVSVSVKSVAGN; encoded by the coding sequence ATGCGCATTGTCATCGCTGGAGGTCATGGTCAGATCGCGCTGCGGCTGGAGCGCCTGCTCGCCGCACGCGGTGACGAGGTCGCGGGGATCATCCGCCGCGCCGAGCAGGGCGACGATCTGCGGGCGGCCGGTGCCGAACCGGTTCTGTGCGATCTGGAATCGGCCTCGGTGAAGGAGGTCGCCGCGCATCTGCGGGGTGCGGACGCGGCCGTCTTCGCGGCGGGCGCGGGGCCGGGCAGCGGCGCGGCCCGCAAGGACACGGTGGACCGCGGCGCCGCGGTCCTGTTCGCGGACGCGGCGGAGCAGGCGGGTGTACGGCGCTACGTGGTCGTGTCCTCCATGGGCGCGGACCCGTCCCATCAGGGCGACGACGTGTTCGACGTGTACCTGCGCGCCAAGGGCGAGGCCGACGAGTACGTACGCGGCCGTACGGCCCTGGAGTGGACGATCCTGCGTCCCGGCGGCCTGATCGACGACGCCGGAACAGGCCTCGTACGCCTGGAGGCCTCGACCGGCCGTGGCACGGTTCCGCGCGACGACGTCGCGGCCGTCCTCGCGGAGCTGGTGGACACACCGGCGACGGCCGGCCTGACCTTGGAACTGATCAGCGGTTCGACGCCTGTCTCGGTGTCGGTCAAGTCGGTGGCGGGGAACTGA